The Nocardioides humi genome includes a region encoding these proteins:
- the mshD gene encoding mycothiol synthase yields the protein MTSELALLTGTPALDAIDRVRDAARAEDGTDPVDEAVGLRLKHHGLDGIGAWVAREGFALRRGTELDLAVAPADRGRGLGAALGALAVAEPGPLTAWSHGDHPAAAALAGRWGFERTRELWVMRRPAVVPLPGVEPPAGVRIRDYGTADADALLAVNAAAFAHHPEQGALDAAGLAERMAEPWFDPAGLLLAVAEDGELLGFHWTKQHDASLGEVYVVGVSPTAQGRGLGRVLTVAGLQHLAARGVDEVLLYVESDNTPALRLYEDLGFRHAAADTHVQYQRPELARNSTVDE from the coding sequence ATGACCTCGGAGCTCGCCCTGCTCACCGGTACGCCGGCCCTCGACGCCATCGACCGGGTCCGGGACGCCGCCCGGGCCGAAGACGGGACCGATCCCGTCGACGAGGCGGTCGGCCTGCGGCTCAAGCACCACGGGCTCGACGGCATCGGCGCCTGGGTCGCCCGCGAGGGCTTCGCGCTGCGCCGGGGCACCGAGCTGGACCTCGCCGTCGCGCCCGCGGACCGGGGGCGGGGCCTGGGCGCCGCCCTGGGCGCGCTCGCCGTCGCCGAGCCGGGGCCGCTCACCGCGTGGTCGCACGGCGACCACCCCGCCGCCGCGGCGCTCGCCGGTCGCTGGGGCTTCGAGCGCACCCGGGAGCTGTGGGTGATGCGCCGGCCTGCCGTCGTACCGCTGCCGGGGGTGGAGCCGCCCGCCGGCGTCCGGATCCGCGACTACGGCACCGCCGACGCCGACGCCCTGCTGGCGGTCAACGCCGCGGCCTTCGCCCACCACCCCGAGCAGGGCGCGCTCGACGCGGCCGGCCTGGCCGAGCGGATGGCCGAGCCGTGGTTCGACCCCGCCGGGCTGCTGCTCGCCGTGGCCGAGGACGGCGAGCTCCTCGGCTTCCACTGGACCAAGCAGCACGACGCGTCCCTCGGCGAGGTGTACGTCGTCGGCGTCTCCCCCACCGCGCAGGGCCGCGGCCTCGGCCGGGTCCTCACGGTCGCGGGCCTGCAGCACCTCGCCGCCCGCGGCGTCGACGAGGTGCTGCTGTACGTCGAGTCCGACAACACGCCGGCCCTGCGGCTGTACGAGGATCTCGGCTTCCGGCACGCGGCCGCCGACACCCACGTGCAGTACCAGCGCCCGGAACTTGCGCGTAACTCCACGGTGGATGAGTAG
- a CDS encoding FMN-binding glutamate synthase family protein — MKLSHAIGAAAAALGAVAARDMVQKRHALQRNFPVIGHARYWLETVGPELRQYIVTGNDEERPFSRDQRRWIYASSKGENNYFGFGTDADVEHTPGQTFIKQRTFADELPSDQDHNWTLPSAKVLGGPRGRARAFRPGSVVNVSAMSFGSLSSNAITALNKGAAQAGCLHNTGEGSISPYHRNGADLVVQIGTAYFGCRDANGDFSLPRLKEMVASAPVRALEIKLSQGAKPGLGGLLPAAKVTPEIARIRGIPEGKDCASPSRHTAFHDVDSMLDFVEMLADETGLPVGIKSAVGAMGFWEELARLMSPRDRGVDFITVDGGEGGTGAAPLTFADSVAVPYRMGFARVYGTFAELGLTDDVTFVGSAKLGLPDNAIVAFALGADLINVAREAMLSIGCIQAQKCHTDHCPTGVATQNPWLVRGLDPVSKAERCAVYLRTLRKELTRVSAAVGVAHPSLITCADVDIFNGDYDARSLASVYGYKDGWGELGPELAEQVVRLMHTQEKFDEKGADTENR; from the coding sequence ATGAAGCTCAGCCACGCCATCGGGGCTGCAGCCGCGGCGCTCGGGGCCGTCGCCGCCCGTGACATGGTCCAGAAGAGGCACGCCCTGCAGCGGAACTTCCCGGTGATCGGGCACGCCCGCTACTGGCTCGAGACGGTCGGTCCGGAGCTGCGGCAGTACATCGTGACCGGCAACGACGAGGAGCGCCCGTTCAGCCGGGACCAGCGGCGCTGGATCTACGCCTCGAGCAAGGGCGAGAACAACTACTTCGGGTTCGGCACGGACGCCGATGTCGAGCACACCCCGGGCCAGACGTTCATCAAGCAGCGCACCTTCGCCGACGAGCTGCCTAGCGACCAGGACCACAACTGGACGCTGCCGAGCGCCAAGGTGCTGGGCGGGCCACGCGGCCGGGCCAGGGCGTTCCGCCCCGGCTCGGTCGTCAACGTCTCCGCGATGAGCTTCGGGTCGCTGTCCTCCAACGCGATCACCGCGCTCAACAAGGGCGCCGCGCAGGCGGGCTGCCTGCACAACACGGGGGAGGGCTCGATCTCGCCGTACCACCGCAACGGCGCGGACCTCGTCGTCCAGATCGGCACGGCGTACTTCGGCTGCCGGGACGCGAACGGCGACTTCTCGCTGCCGCGGCTGAAGGAGATGGTCGCCTCGGCGCCGGTCAGGGCGCTCGAGATCAAGCTCAGCCAGGGCGCGAAGCCCGGCCTGGGCGGGCTGCTGCCGGCGGCGAAGGTCACCCCGGAGATCGCCCGGATCCGCGGCATCCCGGAGGGCAAGGACTGCGCGTCGCCGTCCCGGCACACCGCGTTCCACGACGTCGACTCGATGCTCGACTTCGTCGAGATGCTGGCCGACGAGACCGGGCTGCCGGTCGGGATCAAGTCCGCCGTGGGCGCGATGGGCTTCTGGGAGGAGCTCGCCCGGCTCATGTCGCCCCGCGACCGGGGCGTCGACTTCATCACCGTCGACGGCGGGGAGGGCGGCACGGGCGCGGCGCCGCTGACGTTCGCCGACTCCGTCGCCGTGCCGTACCGGATGGGCTTCGCCCGGGTGTACGGCACCTTCGCCGAGCTGGGGCTGACCGACGACGTCACCTTCGTCGGCTCCGCCAAGCTCGGCCTGCCGGACAACGCGATCGTCGCCTTCGCGCTCGGGGCCGACCTCATCAACGTCGCCCGCGAGGCGATGCTCTCCATCGGCTGCATCCAGGCGCAGAAGTGCCACACCGACCACTGCCCGACGGGCGTCGCGACGCAGAACCCCTGGCTGGTCCGCGGGCTCGACCCGGTGTCGAAGGCCGAGCGGTGCGCGGTCTACCTGCGCACCCTGCGCAAGGAGCTCACCCGGGTCTCGGCCGCCGTCGGCGTCGCGCACCCGTCGCTGATCACCTGCGCGGACGTCGACATCTTCAACGGCGACTACGACGCCCGGTCGCTGGCGTCGGTCTACGGCTACAAGGACGGCTGGGGCGAGCTCGGCCCGGAGCTCGCCGAGCAGGTGGTGCGCCTCATGCACACCCAGGAGAAGTTCGACGAGAAGGGCGCCGACACCGAGAACCGCTGA
- a CDS encoding MoaD/ThiS family protein: MSETQVIRVRYWAAARAAAGIAEEEVAVAGPVTLAELRAEVVGRHPGTRLPDVVGVCSVLVGERPVSSEDPAAVVVRPGDTVEFLPPFAGG; the protein is encoded by the coding sequence GTGAGTGAGACGCAGGTCATCCGGGTCCGGTACTGGGCGGCCGCCCGGGCGGCCGCCGGGATCGCGGAGGAGGAGGTGGCCGTCGCAGGCCCCGTCACCCTCGCCGAGCTGCGGGCCGAGGTGGTCGGCCGTCACCCCGGGACCCGCCTGCCCGACGTCGTGGGCGTCTGCTCGGTGCTGGTCGGGGAGCGCCCGGTCTCCTCGGAGGACCCGGCGGCGGTCGTCGTACGGCCGGGGGACACGGTGGAGTTCCTGCCGCCCTTCGCGGGCGGCTGA
- a CDS encoding O-antigen ligase family protein, translated as MPNQTTARPPTAARGDGSTGVVERRAVTVFVVLLAMVLAAASARGPVMAAVGIGFAGFVAALAILGRQRIALLAMLGAFATAPMYKGLAPSPDTPITPTDLLFGIAVVLLLPTVIGRPVRLPLGYVIGILLILTTGILSTVFSPAPVISALQFVQWLVVLVGLVGLLAVWAPGWRTVDLLLWGYVAGHTLSVAYSPIGDSIAGRSVGLTHHPNAFGEAGVMAFAALMYLWRRGESVWYRLLVAGCAAAAVLSVVTSGSRAAAVVVAGLVIMVPFVERSAVKGFVLALTLAIGIVALPLLLDSAGDTSALSRLAGTGDALVADQARLNAQNFGIEMFLEHPVVGNGFAEAIYVHNVVLAVAASVGLVGLIGYLMVLFVMARPIIGTHPNRRIAYLAWAFIAITPTVPGLEDRTLWVPMAPVILLAMNMRRERDDGDDGPDTAEPRPAIPATPATETHR; from the coding sequence GTGCCGAACCAGACCACCGCGCGACCGCCCACGGCGGCGAGGGGCGACGGCAGCACGGGCGTGGTCGAGCGCCGTGCGGTCACCGTCTTCGTGGTGCTGCTGGCGATGGTCCTCGCGGCGGCGTCCGCCCGCGGGCCGGTCATGGCGGCGGTCGGGATCGGGTTCGCCGGGTTCGTGGCGGCGCTGGCCATCCTGGGCCGGCAGCGGATCGCGCTGCTGGCGATGCTGGGCGCCTTCGCGACCGCCCCCATGTACAAGGGCCTGGCGCCGAGCCCGGACACGCCCATCACCCCGACGGACCTGTTGTTCGGGATCGCGGTGGTGCTGCTCCTGCCGACCGTGATCGGGCGGCCGGTGCGGCTGCCGCTGGGCTACGTCATCGGCATCCTGCTGATCCTGACCACGGGCATCCTGTCGACGGTCTTCTCGCCGGCCCCCGTCATCAGCGCGCTGCAGTTCGTGCAGTGGCTGGTCGTCCTGGTCGGCCTGGTGGGGCTGCTGGCGGTCTGGGCGCCCGGCTGGCGCACGGTCGACCTCCTGCTGTGGGGCTACGTCGCCGGCCACACGCTCAGCGTGGCGTATTCGCCGATCGGCGACTCGATCGCCGGGCGCAGCGTCGGCCTGACCCACCACCCGAACGCGTTCGGCGAGGCGGGCGTGATGGCGTTCGCCGCGCTGATGTACCTGTGGCGGCGCGGCGAGTCGGTCTGGTACCGCCTGCTCGTCGCCGGCTGCGCGGCCGCGGCCGTGCTCTCGGTGGTGACCAGTGGCAGCCGTGCGGCGGCGGTGGTGGTCGCCGGCCTGGTGATCATGGTCCCGTTCGTCGAGCGCTCCGCCGTGAAGGGCTTCGTGCTGGCGCTGACCCTGGCGATCGGGATCGTGGCGCTGCCGCTGCTCCTCGACTCCGCGGGCGACACCTCCGCGCTGAGCCGGCTCGCCGGCACCGGCGATGCGCTGGTCGCCGACCAGGCCCGGCTCAACGCCCAGAACTTCGGCATCGAGATGTTCCTCGAGCACCCGGTGGTGGGGAACGGCTTCGCCGAGGCGATCTACGTCCACAACGTCGTGCTCGCCGTGGCGGCCAGCGTCGGGCTGGTCGGGCTGATCGGCTACCTCATGGTGCTCTTCGTGATGGCGCGCCCGATCATCGGCACCCACCCGAACCGCCGGATCGCCTACCTCGCCTGGGCGTTCATCGCGATCACGCCGACGGTGCCCGGCCTGGAGGACCGCACCCTGTGGGTGCCGATGGCGCCGGTCATCCTGCTCGCGATGAACATGCGCCGCGAGCGCGACGACGGCGACGACGGACCCGACACCGCCGAGCCCCGCCCCGCCATCCCCGCGACCCCAGCGACGGAGACCCACCGATGA
- a CDS encoding FkbM family methyltransferase, which yields MSNGPDQSLRNRLRERAKLAVRGGLHRLDLDVSRGVFTRQVARTLESRGIDTVLDVGANVGQYALGLRRSGYAGRIVSCEPLSGAYAELARRAAKDPHWHTVDAAVGRAPGETDINVAANSYSSSILDMTQAHLDGAPDSAYVAVERVEVTTVVDLVERFAVDPARTLLKIDTQGYEAEVLAGAGDLVGRFDGLQLEVSFVELYEGQQLAEQTVGVLREHGYRLQSLETGFSDPTGRLLQCDVLVVRDR from the coding sequence ATGAGCAACGGCCCCGACCAGAGCCTGAGGAACCGCCTGCGGGAGCGCGCCAAGCTCGCCGTCCGCGGCGGCCTGCACCGCCTCGACCTCGACGTGAGCCGCGGCGTCTTCACCCGCCAGGTCGCCCGCACCCTGGAGTCGCGCGGGATCGACACCGTGCTCGACGTCGGCGCCAACGTCGGCCAGTACGCCCTCGGCCTGCGGCGCTCGGGGTACGCCGGCCGGATCGTCAGCTGCGAGCCCCTCTCGGGCGCGTACGCCGAGCTCGCCCGCCGCGCCGCGAAGGACCCGCACTGGCACACCGTCGACGCCGCGGTCGGTCGCGCGCCCGGCGAGACCGACATCAACGTCGCCGCGAACTCGTACTCCTCCTCGATCCTCGACATGACCCAGGCCCACCTCGACGGCGCGCCCGACTCGGCGTACGTCGCGGTCGAGCGGGTCGAGGTCACCACGGTCGTCGACCTGGTCGAGCGGTTCGCCGTCGACCCGGCCCGGACCCTGCTGAAGATCGACACCCAGGGCTACGAGGCCGAGGTGCTGGCGGGCGCGGGCGATCTCGTCGGCCGCTTCGACGGCCTCCAGCTGGAGGTGTCCTTCGTGGAGCTCTACGAGGGCCAGCAGCTCGCCGAGCAGACCGTGGGCGTCCTGCGCGAGCACGGCTACCGGCTGCAGAGCCTCGAGACCGGCTTCTCCGACCCGACCGGGCGCCTGCTGCAGTGCGACGTCCTCGTGGTCCGCGACCGCTGA
- a CDS encoding TylF/MycF/NovP-related O-methyltransferase has translation MARSLQGALASFRIRSKVAIAKVGVDSRRLDTLVNLPKIETWRREHVPDGTPAFAERTEMYDHVHAQLIGEAAIDYLEFGVFQGDSIRHWAGLNQNPESRFYGFDSFEGLPEDWKRFDGQMVKAHFDVDGALPDIDDDRVSFVPGWFQRTVDPFLEKFEPRGQLVVHVDSDLYSSALYVLTRLDALLVPGTIVVFDEFSSVLNEFQALDNYCSAYMREYDVLASAWHYFGHLAIRMR, from the coding sequence GTGGCACGTTCCCTCCAGGGCGCTCTGGCCAGCTTCCGGATCAGGTCCAAGGTCGCGATCGCGAAGGTCGGCGTCGACAGCCGTCGCCTCGACACCCTGGTCAACCTCCCGAAGATCGAGACCTGGCGCCGCGAGCACGTCCCGGACGGCACCCCCGCCTTCGCCGAGCGCACGGAGATGTACGACCACGTCCACGCGCAGCTGATCGGCGAGGCGGCGATCGACTACCTGGAGTTCGGCGTCTTCCAGGGCGACTCGATCCGGCACTGGGCCGGGCTGAACCAGAACCCCGAGTCCCGGTTCTACGGCTTCGACTCCTTCGAGGGCCTGCCCGAGGACTGGAAGCGCTTCGACGGCCAGATGGTCAAGGCGCACTTCGACGTCGACGGCGCGCTGCCCGACATCGACGACGACCGGGTCTCGTTCGTGCCGGGCTGGTTCCAGAGGACGGTGGACCCGTTCCTGGAGAAGTTCGAGCCCCGCGGCCAGCTGGTCGTCCACGTGGACTCCGACCTCTACTCCTCGGCGCTCTACGTCCTCACCCGGCTCGACGCGCTGCTGGTGCCGGGCACGATCGTGGTCTTCGACGAGTTCTCCTCGGTGCTCAACGAGTTCCAGGCGCTCGACAACTACTGCTCGGCCTACATGCGCGAGTACGACGTGCTCGCCTCGGCCTGGCACTACTTCGGTCACCTCGCCATCCGGATGCGCTGA
- a CDS encoding sugar transferase translates to MKKRAFDVVVICAAAVVWVPVVALSALAVLVLSGRPIFYRSRRWVGPGTAIEMVKLRVMVPDANKVVAPVEAGRFLNTPPDSPLYTPIGRLLDRLGLNEIPQFVHVLRGEMSIVGARPLTQVVRDALSEQHGDIDSRWVTPAGLTGLPQLIGRHGIDDHQRLALESAYSLRTATAPSLRLDFMILFHTVLITFGLRKPMSYEKAMRLAEPRPRRLHAPELATQRYAAPAAEADVA, encoded by the coding sequence GTGAAGAAGCGCGCGTTCGACGTCGTCGTCATCTGCGCGGCCGCCGTGGTGTGGGTGCCTGTCGTGGCCCTCTCCGCGCTCGCCGTGCTGGTGCTCTCCGGTCGACCGATCTTCTACAGGTCGCGGCGCTGGGTGGGGCCCGGCACCGCCATCGAGATGGTGAAGCTGCGGGTGATGGTGCCCGACGCCAACAAGGTGGTCGCCCCGGTCGAGGCCGGTCGCTTCCTCAACACGCCGCCGGACTCGCCGCTCTACACGCCGATCGGGCGACTGCTGGACCGGCTGGGGCTCAACGAGATCCCGCAGTTCGTCCACGTCCTGCGCGGTGAGATGAGCATCGTGGGCGCCCGGCCGCTCACCCAGGTCGTCCGCGACGCCCTGAGCGAGCAGCACGGCGACATCGACTCCCGCTGGGTCACGCCGGCCGGCCTGACCGGTCTCCCCCAGCTGATCGGCCGCCACGGCATCGACGACCACCAGCGCCTGGCCCTGGAGTCGGCGTACTCCCTGCGCACGGCGACCGCCCCCAGCCTCCGCCTGGACTTCATGATCCTGTTCCACACGGTGCTGATCACCTTCGGCCTTCGCAAGCCGATGAGCTACGAGAAGGCCATGCGTCTCGCCGAGCCGCGCCCTCGCCGGCTGCACGCGCCCGAGCTCGCCACCCAGCGGTACGCCGCCCCGGCGGCCGAGGCCGACGTCGCCTGA
- a CDS encoding glycosyltransferase family 4 protein, producing the protein MRILVHDHSGHPFQAELSRDLARRGHDVTHSYVEGYVCGKGRLAANPGERITFEAIGGAKPVDNQRLAQRLLREVRRGVELVRHVRRVDADIVMLSNVQIPTLVIFAFVMAVLRRPWVLWHQDVYAVAVRSFTGSKLPRRFAFVAWAFEVAERWCSRRASAIVVIAPSFVPVHEEWGTADKVTVIPNWAPLDEIVPTPRKNDWAVEHELDDVATLVYSGTLGLKHNPALLVRLARAVHDAGKPVRLVVVNEGPAVEVLRDEADRLDVPVTLLPFQPYDRLPEVLGSGDVLVVLLEQEAGAFSVPSKTLSYLCAGRPVLGLMPGENLASALVTKAGGLVLPPADGSLADAAAWISRVLDDAELRAELGEASRDLAEQEFALEGCATRFERLLADQAGVVLRVGDRRSLTKFA; encoded by the coding sequence GTGCGCATCCTCGTCCACGACCACAGCGGCCACCCGTTCCAGGCCGAGCTCAGCCGCGACCTGGCACGGCGGGGGCACGACGTGACGCACTCCTACGTCGAGGGCTACGTCTGCGGCAAGGGACGCCTCGCCGCGAACCCGGGCGAGCGGATCACCTTCGAGGCCATCGGGGGCGCGAAGCCGGTCGACAACCAGCGGCTGGCGCAGCGGCTGCTGCGCGAGGTCCGCCGCGGCGTCGAGCTGGTGCGCCACGTCCGCCGCGTGGACGCCGACATCGTGATGCTCTCGAACGTGCAGATCCCGACGCTGGTGATCTTCGCGTTCGTGATGGCCGTGCTCCGCCGGCCGTGGGTGCTGTGGCACCAGGACGTGTACGCCGTCGCGGTGCGCTCGTTCACCGGCAGCAAGCTGCCGAGGCGGTTCGCCTTCGTGGCGTGGGCGTTCGAGGTCGCCGAGCGCTGGTGCTCGCGGCGGGCGTCCGCGATCGTGGTGATCGCGCCGTCCTTCGTGCCGGTCCACGAGGAGTGGGGTACGGCGGACAAGGTCACGGTCATCCCGAACTGGGCGCCGCTCGACGAGATCGTGCCGACCCCCCGCAAGAACGACTGGGCCGTCGAGCACGAGCTCGACGACGTCGCGACGCTGGTCTACTCCGGCACCCTCGGCCTCAAGCACAACCCGGCCCTGCTCGTCCGCCTGGCGCGGGCAGTGCACGACGCCGGGAAGCCGGTGCGGCTGGTGGTCGTCAACGAGGGGCCCGCGGTCGAGGTGCTCCGGGACGAGGCCGACAGACTCGACGTACCCGTCACGCTGCTGCCGTTCCAGCCCTACGACCGGCTGCCGGAGGTCCTCGGCAGCGGCGACGTGCTCGTCGTGCTGCTGGAGCAGGAGGCGGGCGCCTTCTCGGTGCCGTCGAAGACGCTGTCCTATCTGTGCGCCGGACGGCCGGTGCTGGGCCTGATGCCGGGCGAGAACCTCGCCTCGGCGCTGGTGACGAAGGCCGGCGGACTGGTGCTGCCGCCGGCCGACGGCTCGCTCGCCGACGCCGCGGCCTGGATCAGCCGCGTCCTGGACGACGCCGAGCTGCGCGCCGAGCTCGGCGAGGCGTCTCGCGACCTGGCCGAGCAGGAGTTCGCCCTCGAGGGCTGCGCGACCCGCTTCGAGCGGCTGCTGGCCGACCAGGCCGGGGTGGTGCTGAGGGTGGGTGATCGGCGATCCCTCACAAAGTTCGCGTGA
- a CDS encoding NAD-dependent epimerase/dehydratase family protein produces MNSGPVDVLVAGGGGFIGGHLVADLLAQGKTVRSVDVKPLDEWYQVHPDAQNGVADLSLLEHAEDATKGAREVYMLAADMGGMGFIENNKALCMLTVLTSTHMLQAADKYDVERYFYSSSACVYAADKQTDTSVTALKESDAYPAMPEDGYGWEKLFTERMARHFREDFGLTTRVARYHNVYGPEGTWTGGREKAPAAVCRKIAEAVISGRHELEIWGDGEQTRSFMYIDDCVKGSQMILASDLEDPINLGSAELVSINQLYSIVEEIAGIKCERKYDLSAPQGVRGRNSDNTMINEVFGWEPSISLADGLAKTYAWVYDQVKRAQG; encoded by the coding sequence ATGAACTCGGGCCCAGTTGATGTTCTCGTTGCCGGTGGTGGCGGTTTCATCGGAGGTCACCTCGTCGCCGATCTCCTTGCCCAGGGCAAGACGGTCCGGTCGGTGGACGTCAAGCCGCTCGACGAGTGGTACCAGGTGCACCCGGACGCCCAGAACGGCGTCGCGGACCTGTCCCTGCTCGAGCACGCGGAGGACGCCACGAAGGGCGCCCGCGAGGTCTACATGCTGGCCGCCGACATGGGCGGCATGGGCTTCATCGAGAACAACAAGGCGCTGTGCATGCTGACGGTGCTGACCAGCACCCACATGCTCCAGGCGGCGGACAAGTACGACGTCGAGCGCTACTTCTACTCCTCCTCGGCCTGCGTCTACGCGGCCGACAAGCAGACCGACACCTCGGTCACGGCGCTCAAGGAGTCCGACGCCTACCCGGCGATGCCGGAGGACGGCTACGGCTGGGAGAAGCTCTTCACCGAGCGGATGGCCCGCCACTTCCGGGAGGACTTCGGCCTGACCACGCGGGTGGCGCGCTACCACAACGTCTACGGCCCGGAGGGCACCTGGACGGGCGGCCGTGAGAAGGCGCCGGCGGCGGTGTGCCGCAAGATCGCGGAGGCGGTCATCTCCGGCAGGCACGAGCTCGAGATCTGGGGCGACGGCGAGCAGACCCGGTCGTTCATGTACATCGACGACTGCGTCAAGGGCTCGCAGATGATCCTGGCCAGCGACCTGGAGGACCCGATCAACCTGGGCTCCGCCGAGCTGGTGTCGATCAACCAGCTCTACTCGATCGTCGAGGAGATCGCCGGCATCAAGTGCGAGCGGAAGTACGACCTCTCCGCGCCGCAGGGCGTGCGGGGCCGCAACTCCGACAACACGATGATCAACGAGGTCTTCGGCTGGGAGCCGTCGATCAGCCTCGCCGACGGGCTCGCCAAGACCTACGCCTGGGTCTACGACCAGGTCAAGCGCGCGCAGGGCTGA
- a CDS encoding GDP-mannose 4,6-dehydratase: MRTALVTGVAGQDGIYLARSLRGAGTAVVGTVAPGFAADDPRLGYLDGVDLHPLDVRDGAALEALVAAVAPDEVYNLAALSSVGRSWEEPERTAATNAAPVEHLVAALLRLRAERGRDARLFQASSAEAHGGAADSPYARAKAAADEVVRRARADHDLFAVCGVLHNHESPLRSTRFVTRKITRGAAEIALGRRETLSLGNLDVRRDWGFAGEYVEAMRLQLAHDVPLDLPIGTGRAHTLQDLLERAFAAAGLGAPGDRVVQDPALLRPSDTTAFVADPEPAAAALGWRALVGFDALVEHMVAVDLERLRSGVPESVGYLTPAGIVA; encoded by the coding sequence GTGCGTACCGCCCTCGTCACCGGTGTCGCGGGGCAGGACGGGATCTACCTCGCGCGCTCGCTCCGCGGCGCCGGGACCGCCGTCGTGGGGACCGTCGCCCCCGGCTTCGCCGCCGACGACCCCCGCCTCGGCTACCTCGACGGCGTCGACCTGCACCCGCTCGACGTACGGGACGGGGCGGCGCTCGAGGCGCTGGTCGCCGCGGTCGCGCCGGACGAGGTCTACAACCTCGCCGCGCTCAGCTCGGTCGGGCGCAGCTGGGAGGAGCCGGAGCGGACGGCGGCGACCAATGCGGCGCCCGTCGAGCACCTCGTCGCCGCGCTGCTGCGGCTGCGGGCCGAGCGCGGCCGGGACGCCCGGCTGTTCCAGGCCTCCTCCGCCGAGGCGCACGGCGGCGCCGCCGACAGCCCCTACGCCCGGGCCAAGGCCGCCGCCGACGAGGTGGTCCGGCGGGCCCGGGCCGACCACGACCTGTTCGCGGTGTGCGGGGTGCTGCACAACCACGAGAGCCCGCTGCGGTCGACGCGGTTCGTCACCCGGAAGATCACCCGGGGCGCGGCCGAGATCGCGCTCGGGCGCCGGGAGACGCTCAGCCTCGGCAACCTCGACGTCCGACGCGACTGGGGCTTCGCCGGCGAGTACGTCGAGGCGATGCGGCTCCAGCTCGCCCACGACGTCCCGCTCGACCTGCCGATCGGCACCGGCCGGGCGCACACCCTGCAGGACCTGCTGGAGCGGGCGTTCGCCGCGGCCGGGCTGGGGGCTCCCGGCGACCGGGTCGTGCAGGATCCCGCACTGCTCCGACCCTCGGACACGACGGCGTTCGTCGCGGACCCCGAGCCGGCGGCGGCCGCGCTGGGCTGGCGGGCGCTGGTCGGCTTCGACGCACTGGTCGAGCACATGGTGGCGGTCGACCTCGAGCGGCTGCGCAGCGGCGTACCGGAGTCGGTCGGCTACCTGACGCCCGCCGGGATCGTCGCCTGA
- a CDS encoding class I SAM-dependent methyltransferase: protein MPACPACAGTRVRTGPASGATGRQITACRDCGVHYWADHEAAERQEAIELQTELTAEGYSDWVDIKREQAGPEAWREAISWIRGALPRTADAPVIYDVGAGDGHFLSLARDEGGFAVTGNEIAKGAVELAKERYDVDLDLGVLEDLGHVEDVDAATLWCVLAHVPDGDQLLTEVRTMLRPGGVLFLQTPHWTAADEAALRVKNLTGGRVAKVPDRRIAQHHWILHTRRSITAQLHRLGFVDVVAEPRLRYTLTSRAYFASMNPPQWTIGPASWLLDKAVASRLAPRIVLDVRARKG, encoded by the coding sequence ATGCCCGCTTGCCCGGCCTGCGCCGGTACCCGTGTCCGCACCGGCCCCGCCTCCGGCGCCACCGGACGGCAGATCACCGCGTGCCGCGACTGCGGGGTCCACTACTGGGCCGACCACGAGGCGGCCGAGCGGCAGGAGGCGATCGAGCTCCAGACCGAGCTGACCGCCGAGGGCTACAGCGACTGGGTCGACATCAAGCGCGAGCAGGCCGGCCCCGAGGCCTGGCGCGAGGCGATCTCCTGGATCCGCGGCGCCCTGCCCCGCACGGCCGACGCCCCTGTGATCTACGACGTCGGCGCGGGCGACGGCCACTTCCTGAGCCTGGCCCGCGACGAGGGCGGCTTCGCCGTCACCGGCAACGAGATCGCCAAGGGCGCCGTCGAGCTCGCCAAGGAGCGGTACGACGTCGACCTGGACCTCGGCGTCCTGGAGGACCTCGGCCACGTCGAGGACGTCGACGCCGCCACGCTGTGGTGCGTCCTGGCCCACGTGCCCGACGGCGACCAGCTGCTGACGGAGGTGCGCACGATGCTGCGGCCGGGCGGCGTGCTCTTCCTGCAGACGCCCCACTGGACCGCGGCCGACGAGGCGGCGCTGCGCGTCAAGAACCTCACCGGTGGCCGGGTCGCCAAGGTCCCGGACCGCCGGATCGCCCAGCACCACTGGATCCTGCACACCCGGCGCAGCATCACCGCGCAGCTGCACCGGCTCGGCTTCGTCGACGTCGTCGCCGAGCCCAGGCTGCGCTACACGCTGACCTCGCGCGCCTACTTCGCGTCGATGAACCCGCCGCAGTGGACCATCGGCCCCGCCTCGTGGCTGCTCGACAAGGCGGTCGCGAGCCGGCTGGCGCCGCGGATCGTGTTGGACGTCCGGGCCCGCAAGGGCTGA